A single window of Syntrophus aciditrophicus SB DNA harbors:
- a CDS encoding DegT/DnrJ/EryC1/StrS family aminotransferase — protein MIPVNEPLIGEREEDYVRECLRSGWISSSGRFIEDFEEKWAGYCGRKFGIAVSSGTAALQVALGCIGLEPGDRVILPTFTIISCALAVIYNGGVPVLADCDPRTWCLSPEGVKDAIQREVQKGHGKELKAVMPVHIYGHPVDMDSLLELADAYSLTVIEDAAEAHGAEYLTGRSGSNPSWKRCGGLGDLGVFSFYANKAITTGEGGMVVTDDAMFAEKARSLRNLCFRPEQRFLHTEAGHNFRMTNIQAAIGLAQLERIEAILEKKRAIGKAYKERLRDLPGMQLPAEEAWARSIYWMFGIVLEEITGMNAAQLAERLRDQGIDTRPFFLGMHEQPVFQSMGLFRNETYPVAERLSRQGLYLPSGLTLTESQIDEVAEAVKNALC, from the coding sequence GTGATTCCCGTCAACGAACCCCTGATCGGAGAACGGGAAGAGGACTATGTCCGGGAATGCCTCCGCAGCGGCTGGATTTCCTCATCCGGCCGTTTTATTGAAGACTTTGAAGAGAAATGGGCGGGCTATTGCGGCAGGAAATTCGGGATCGCCGTCAGCAGCGGTACGGCAGCCCTGCAGGTGGCTTTGGGCTGCATCGGCCTGGAACCGGGGGATCGGGTCATTCTCCCGACCTTCACCATTATATCCTGCGCGCTGGCTGTCATTTATAACGGCGGCGTTCCTGTCCTGGCGGATTGCGACCCGCGAACCTGGTGCCTGTCTCCCGAAGGGGTAAAAGATGCCATCCAACGGGAAGTCCAAAAGGGGCATGGCAAGGAGTTGAAGGCTGTTATGCCCGTTCACATTTACGGCCACCCTGTGGATATGGACTCTCTTCTGGAACTGGCGGACGCTTATTCCCTCACAGTCATTGAAGACGCGGCTGAAGCCCACGGCGCGGAGTATCTTACGGGTCGTTCCGGAAGCAATCCGTCATGGAAGCGATGCGGCGGACTGGGAGACCTGGGGGTGTTCAGCTTTTACGCCAACAAGGCGATTACGACCGGGGAAGGCGGCATGGTGGTTACCGACGACGCGATGTTCGCCGAAAAGGCCCGCAGCCTGCGCAATCTCTGCTTTCGCCCGGAACAGCGATTTCTGCATACCGAAGCAGGTCATAACTTCCGCATGACCAACATCCAGGCAGCCATCGGGCTGGCCCAACTGGAGCGGATCGAGGCCATCCTGGAGAAAAAAAGGGCTATTGGAAAAGCTTACAAGGAACGCCTGAGAGATCTGCCCGGCATGCAGCTGCCCGCGGAAGAAGCCTGGGCAAGATCGATTTACTGGATGTTCGGCATCGTGCTGGAGGAAATTACCGGCATGAACGCCGCCCAACTGGCAGAGCGGTTGCGGGACCAGGGCATTGATACCCGGCCGTTTTTTCTCGGAATGCACGAACAGCCCGTTTTTCAATCAATGGGACTTTTCCGGAATGAAACCTATCCAGTGGCGGAAAGGCTGTCCCGTCAGGGACTTTATCTCCCCTCAGGACTGACGTTGACGGAATCACAGATTGACGAGGTTGCAGAGGCGGTAAAGAATGCCTTGTGTTGA